The following coding sequences lie in one Streptococcus suis genomic window:
- the arcA gene encoding arginine deiminase has protein sequence MMSNHPIHVFSEIGKLKKVMLHRPGKEIENLMPDYLERLLFDDIPFLEDAQKEHDAFAQALRDEGVEVLYLEKLAAESLVTPEIREQFIDEYLEEANIRGRATKKAIRKLLMSIEDNQELVEKTMAGVQKAELPEIPSEEKGLTDLVESSYPFAIDPMPNLYFTRDPFATIGNAVSLNHMYSETRNRETLYGKYIFTHHPEYGGKVPLVYNREATTRIEGGDELVLSKDVLAVGISQRTDAASIEKLLVNIFEQHVGFKKVLAFEFANNRKFMHLDTVFTMVDYDKFTIHPEIEGDLRVFSVTYENDTLHIEEEHGDLAELLAANLGLEKVELIRCGGGDMVAAGREQWNDGSNTLTIAPGVVVVYKRNTITNAILESKGLRLIKIGGSELVRGRGGPRCMSMPFEREDI, from the coding sequence ATCATGTCAAACCATCCAATTCATGTTTTTTCAGAAATTGGTAAGCTGAAAAAAGTTATGTTACACAGACCAGGTAAGGAAATTGAAAACCTGATGCCTGACTACCTAGAACGCCTACTCTTCGATGATATTCCATTCTTAGAAGATGCACAGAAAGAGCATGATGCATTTGCTCAAGCTCTTCGTGATGAAGGTGTCGAAGTACTCTACTTGGAAAAATTAGCTGCTGAGTCACTTGTTACACCTGAAATTCGTGAACAATTTATTGATGAATATCTCGAAGAAGCTAACATTCGTGGTCGGGCGACTAAGAAGGCAATTCGCAAGTTGTTGATGTCTATTGAAGATAATCAAGAACTGGTTGAGAAAACGATGGCTGGTGTTCAAAAGGCAGAATTGCCAGAAATCCCTTCTGAAGAAAAAGGTTTGACAGATTTGGTTGAATCCTCTTACCCATTTGCAATAGACCCAATGCCAAACCTTTACTTCACACGGGATCCATTTGCTACGATTGGTAATGCTGTTTCTCTTAACCACATGTATTCAGAAACACGGAACCGTGAAACCTTGTATGGTAAATATATCTTCACCCATCACCCAGAATATGGTGGAAAAGTTCCATTGGTTTACAATCGTGAAGCAACTACTCGTATAGAGGGTGGTGACGAATTGGTTCTTTCAAAAGATGTTTTGGCAGTAGGTATTTCACAACGTACCGATGCTGCATCAATTGAAAAACTATTGGTAAATATCTTTGAACAGCATGTTGGCTTCAAGAAAGTATTGGCATTCGAATTTGCTAACAACCGTAAATTCATGCACTTGGATACAGTATTTACCATGGTTGACTATGATAAGTTTACTATCCACCCAGAAATTGAAGGTGACCTTCGTGTCTTCTCTGTAACCTATGAAAATGATACGCTTCATATTGAAGAAGAACATGGTGACTTGGCAGAACTTTTGGCTGCGAACCTTGGTCTTGAAAAGGTAGAATTGATCCGTTGTGGTGGCGGTGATATGGTTGCTGCTGGTCGTGAGCAATGGAATGATGGTTCAAATACATTGACTATTGCACCAGGTGTGGTAGTTGTTTACAAACGCAATACGATTACCAATGCAATCCTCGAGTCCAAAGGGCTTCGTTTGATTAAGATTGGCGGAAGCGAATTGGTTCGCGGTCGTGGTGGACCTCGTTGTATGTCAATGCCGTTTGAACGGGAAGACATCTAA